One genomic region from Leifsonia sp. Root1293 encodes:
- a CDS encoding IclR family transcriptional regulator, with protein sequence MPGPKVPAADQTLAILSHLAAQRGPVPASTIASALGLPRSTVYHLLGVLQERGFVVHLPEARRYGLGVAAFELSSGFSRQQPLSLLGRPLVAALVDRTGESAHLAVLHGRDVLYIVEERARRRPSLVTDVGVRLPAHLTASGRALLAALPFAQVRALYPDAAAFVARSDDVEATGPRTLRELRGVLDRVRADGFAVEDGEITAGFASVAVAVLDHAGWPAAGIASTFPRENVAPFDRADLAAEITRTATELSRRIRGAATPSTAR encoded by the coding sequence ATGCCCGGCCCCAAGGTTCCCGCAGCCGACCAGACCCTGGCGATCCTGTCGCATCTGGCGGCGCAACGCGGTCCGGTTCCGGCGTCGACGATCGCGAGCGCCCTCGGCCTGCCGCGCTCGACCGTCTACCACCTGCTCGGCGTGCTGCAGGAGCGCGGCTTCGTCGTGCACCTGCCCGAGGCGCGACGCTACGGCCTCGGAGTGGCGGCCTTCGAGCTGAGCAGCGGCTTCTCCCGTCAGCAGCCGCTCTCGCTGCTCGGTCGTCCGCTGGTGGCGGCGCTCGTCGACCGAACGGGGGAGAGTGCGCACCTCGCCGTTCTCCACGGACGCGACGTGCTCTACATCGTCGAGGAGCGTGCGCGGCGGCGGCCCTCATTGGTGACGGATGTCGGAGTACGCCTTCCCGCGCACCTCACCGCGAGCGGGCGGGCGCTTCTGGCCGCTTTGCCGTTCGCCCAGGTTCGTGCGCTGTATCCGGATGCCGCCGCCTTCGTGGCGCGCAGCGACGACGTCGAGGCGACGGGCCCCCGCACCCTCAGGGAACTGCGCGGCGTGCTCGATCGGGTGCGTGCCGACGGATTCGCGGTGGAGGACGGGGAGATCACGGCCGGGTTCGCTTCGGTGGCGGTGGCAGTGCTCGATCACGCGGGCTGGCCGGCCGCCGGCATAGCGAGCACCTTCCCTCGGGAGAACGTGGCGCCCTTCGACCGCGCCGATCTCGCCGCGGAGATCACGCGCACGGCGACGGAGCTGAGTCGTCGCATCCGTGGGGCCGCGACGCCGTCCACCGCCCGCTGA
- the hutI gene encoding imidazolonepropionase, with protein sequence MTNEPAHGREGGKLGIIRDAAVVIEGGLVSWVGPAAEAPQPSGVGDDHELVDAGGLAVIPGFVDSHAHLVFGGDRAAEFEARMAGRRYEAGGIRSTVAATRAASDDDLRMRLAAFVAEMLAQGTTTIEIKSGYGLSVADEERAVRLAREVTEEVTFLGAHVVPAEYADDRDSYVDLVVGEMLAACAPHSRWIDVFCETGAFTIAESRRVLEAGIAAGLLPRVHASQLGEGDGVRLAVELGAASVDHCTYLTDADVAALASSGADGDGTVATLLPGVEFSTRQPYPDARRLLDAGVTVALASDCNPGSSFTSSLPFCIAVAVRDMGMTPGEALWAATAGGAAALRRDDVGVIRPGARADLVLLSAPSHVHLAYRPGVPQIAAVWKDGMPVRPLAR encoded by the coding sequence GTGACCAACGAGCCGGCGCACGGACGCGAGGGCGGAAAGCTCGGCATCATCCGCGACGCGGCCGTCGTGATCGAGGGCGGGCTGGTGTCCTGGGTCGGTCCCGCCGCCGAGGCGCCTCAGCCCTCCGGGGTGGGCGATGACCACGAGCTGGTCGACGCGGGAGGGCTCGCCGTCATCCCGGGGTTCGTCGACTCGCACGCCCACCTCGTGTTCGGCGGCGATCGCGCCGCCGAGTTCGAAGCGCGCATGGCCGGTCGGCGCTACGAGGCCGGCGGCATCCGTTCGACGGTCGCAGCGACCCGTGCGGCATCGGACGACGACCTCCGGATGCGGCTGGCCGCCTTCGTCGCCGAGATGCTGGCACAGGGCACGACGACGATCGAGATCAAGAGCGGCTACGGCCTGAGCGTCGCCGACGAGGAGCGCGCCGTGCGCCTCGCACGTGAGGTGACCGAGGAGGTCACGTTCCTCGGGGCGCACGTGGTCCCCGCCGAGTACGCCGATGACCGGGACTCCTACGTCGATCTCGTGGTGGGAGAGATGCTGGCGGCGTGCGCACCGCACTCCCGGTGGATCGACGTGTTCTGCGAGACCGGCGCGTTCACCATCGCCGAATCGCGGCGGGTTCTCGAAGCCGGCATCGCGGCCGGCCTGTTGCCCAGGGTGCACGCCAGCCAGCTCGGCGAGGGCGACGGCGTTAGGCTCGCCGTCGAGCTCGGAGCGGCATCCGTCGACCATTGCACGTATCTCACGGATGCCGACGTCGCAGCGCTCGCCTCATCGGGCGCGGACGGCGACGGCACCGTGGCGACGCTGCTGCCCGGCGTCGAGTTCTCGACCCGCCAGCCCTACCCCGATGCCCGCCGCCTTCTCGACGCCGGGGTCACGGTGGCGTTGGCCAGCGACTGCAACCCGGGATCGAGCTTCACGAGCTCCCTGCCGTTCTGCATCGCCGTGGCTGTGCGGGACATGGGGATGACACCGGGCGAGGCGCTGTGGGCTGCGACAGCCGGCGGCGCCGCGGCACTGCGCCGCGACGACGTCGGAGTCATCAGACCCGGTGCGCGAGCCGACTTGGTGCTGCTGAGCGCTCCGAGCCACGTGCACCTGGCCTACCGTCCGGGCGTTCCGCAGATCGCGGCGGTCTGGAAGGACGGCATGCCGGTTCGCCCGCTCGCTCGCTGA
- a CDS encoding glycoside hydrolase family 13 protein, with protein sequence MTDVLETTVISPLTEDATWWRQAAVYQIYPRSFADANADGIGDLPGITARVPYLRELGIDAVWLSPFYPSALADGGYDVDDYRDVDPRLGTLADFDEMVDALHGAGIRIIVDIVPNHTSDRHEWFVEALASPAGSAARARYIFRDGLGPDGSLPPADWTSAFGGPAWEPVGDGQWYLHYFATEQPDLNWDNPEVHEDFVKTLRFWSDRGVDGFRIDVAHGLAKRLDEELPSQAEMDAMPKDGGHPLWDRDEVHEIYAEWRRVFDSYSPPRTAVAEAWVESSRRPRYASPEGLGQAFNFDLLESEFDAAEFRSIVTANLALAEASGSSTTWVLSNHDVVRHATRYGLPLRADADEKHGSQWLLSGGVTPVLDRARGLRRARAASLFMLGLPGSAYIYQGEELGLHEVADIPAAERQDPAFFRNPGVDIGRDGCRVPLPWTRDGSSFGFGGDSAHLPQPSWFGDSSVEAEAADPASTLSLYRDALALRHELQTAEELEWVATDRADVLHFRRPNGWEIVLNFGTEPVALPGGEVLIASAPLVGDRLDGESAAWLRRA encoded by the coding sequence ATGACCGACGTGCTCGAGACCACCGTCATCTCCCCGCTCACCGAGGATGCCACGTGGTGGCGCCAGGCCGCCGTCTACCAGATCTATCCCCGCAGCTTCGCCGACGCCAACGCCGACGGCATCGGCGACCTTCCCGGGATCACCGCACGGGTTCCGTACCTGCGCGAACTCGGGATCGACGCGGTCTGGCTGAGCCCCTTCTACCCATCGGCCCTCGCAGACGGCGGCTACGACGTCGACGACTACAGGGACGTCGATCCCCGGCTCGGAACGCTGGCCGACTTCGACGAAATGGTGGACGCGCTCCACGGGGCGGGCATCCGGATCATCGTCGACATCGTTCCGAACCACACCTCTGACCGCCACGAGTGGTTCGTCGAGGCCCTGGCCTCGCCGGCAGGGTCCGCCGCGCGGGCACGCTACATCTTCCGTGACGGCCTCGGGCCCGATGGGTCGCTCCCGCCGGCCGACTGGACCAGCGCCTTCGGAGGGCCCGCGTGGGAGCCTGTCGGGGACGGCCAGTGGTACCTGCACTACTTCGCCACCGAGCAGCCCGACCTCAACTGGGACAACCCGGAGGTGCACGAGGACTTCGTGAAGACCCTGAGGTTCTGGTCGGACCGGGGCGTCGACGGCTTCCGCATCGATGTCGCGCACGGCCTCGCCAAGAGGCTGGACGAGGAGCTGCCGAGCCAGGCCGAGATGGATGCCATGCCCAAGGACGGCGGTCACCCGCTCTGGGATCGCGACGAGGTGCACGAGATCTACGCCGAGTGGCGTCGCGTCTTCGACAGCTACTCGCCCCCGCGCACGGCTGTGGCCGAGGCCTGGGTGGAGTCGTCTCGGCGTCCTCGCTACGCGAGCCCAGAGGGACTCGGCCAGGCCTTCAACTTCGACCTGCTCGAGTCGGAGTTCGATGCGGCCGAGTTCCGCTCCATCGTGACGGCGAACCTGGCTCTGGCGGAGGCATCCGGATCGTCGACGACCTGGGTGCTCTCGAACCACGACGTCGTGCGCCACGCCACCCGGTACGGCCTGCCGCTGCGCGCCGATGCCGATGAGAAGCACGGATCCCAGTGGCTGTTGTCGGGCGGCGTGACGCCGGTGCTCGACCGGGCGCGTGGGCTGCGGCGAGCACGTGCCGCCTCGCTGTTCATGCTCGGGCTGCCGGGGTCTGCCTACATCTACCAGGGCGAGGAGCTCGGCCTGCACGAGGTCGCCGACATCCCGGCGGCCGAGCGACAGGACCCGGCGTTCTTCCGCAATCCGGGTGTCGACATCGGGCGGGACGGATGCCGCGTTCCGCTGCCCTGGACCCGCGACGGGTCCTCCTTCGGGTTCGGCGGCGATTCCGCGCACCTGCCCCAGCCGTCCTGGTTCGGCGACTCGTCGGTCGAGGCCGAGGCAGCAGACCCGGCATCGACGCTCTCGCTCTACCGCGACGCCCTGGCCCTGCGCCACGAATTGCAGACGGCCGAGGAACTGGAGTGGGTCGCCACCGATCGTGCCGACGTTCTGCACTTCCGCCGCCCGAACGGCTGGGAGATCGTGCTGAACTTCGGCACCGAGCCTGTCGCACTGCCCGGCGGCGAGGTGCTCATCGCGAGCGCGCCTCTCGTCGGAGATCGACTGGACGGCGAGTCGGCGGCGTGGTTGCGCAGGGCGTGA
- a CDS encoding GNAT family N-acetyltransferase: MSVSITVEPPRQPEIEDLLLQSSAYAQSLYPPESNFLLDIDSLEQPGVTFYVARGKHGDALGCAALVAEPDNDAHPPTAELKRMFVAPEARGMRIASQLLGRIETDAAGAGIRRIVLETGDLHDAAQALYRHAGYELIEQFGQYVGEPHSVCFAKELPRTGD, encoded by the coding sequence GTGTCAGTCAGCATCACCGTGGAACCGCCCCGCCAGCCCGAGATCGAAGACCTCCTGCTCCAGTCCAGCGCGTACGCCCAGTCCCTGTATCCGCCGGAGAGCAACTTCCTGTTGGACATCGACTCGCTCGAGCAGCCGGGCGTCACCTTCTATGTCGCCCGCGGAAAGCACGGCGATGCACTCGGATGTGCCGCCCTCGTCGCCGAGCCCGACAACGACGCCCACCCGCCGACCGCTGAGCTCAAGCGCATGTTCGTCGCCCCCGAGGCGCGCGGCATGCGCATCGCCAGCCAGCTGCTCGGGCGCATCGAAACGGATGCCGCCGGTGCCGGCATCCGTCGCATCGTGCTCGAGACCGGCGACCTGCACGACGCCGCCCAGGCGCTCTACCGGCACGCGGGCTACGAGCTCATCGAGCAGTTCGGGCAGTACGTCGGCGAGCCCCACAGCGTGTGCTTCGCGAAGGAACTCCCTCGAACGGGAGATTAG
- a CDS encoding alpha/beta hydrolase: protein MKFSRPAQGRPRRRALIALAASATALIGAAMLSGFHAELHDIDPAGSDRASELTTTERIGIRTWTVATGITVEPDITYGTREDGTRLDLDVCSPASDPAPGETRVGIVSIHGGSWARGDKSNDDWRHVCQWLASEGFVAFSVNYRLVPTVHFPAAIDDVGLAVEWVRAHAEDYGIDAARIGAFGGSAGGNLAALLGTRGEGPLDSGSRVAAVAELSGPIDLTDAAMQASGAGELVERIALNYLGCDRLADCPQAADASATTFIDPSDPPVFIGHSEGEFIPLGQSTLFSEALSDAGVANTMQVIPGVGHSIGILDDAMRTKVADFFRATLAPPVVTDAAPAVDATPTTAAPLAAG, encoded by the coding sequence GTGAAGTTCTCCCGACCCGCCCAGGGACGACCCCGCCGTCGAGCGCTCATCGCGCTCGCCGCATCGGCGACGGCACTGATAGGCGCCGCCATGCTCTCCGGCTTCCACGCCGAACTCCACGACATCGATCCGGCAGGCTCCGATCGGGCCAGTGAGCTGACGACAACCGAGCGCATCGGCATCCGCACCTGGACCGTGGCCACGGGAATCACCGTGGAGCCGGACATCACCTACGGAACCCGGGAGGACGGCACCCGTCTCGACCTTGATGTCTGCTCGCCGGCATCCGACCCGGCTCCCGGCGAGACCCGCGTCGGCATCGTGTCCATCCACGGCGGCAGTTGGGCGCGCGGCGACAAGTCGAACGACGACTGGCGCCACGTCTGCCAGTGGTTGGCCTCCGAGGGCTTCGTCGCCTTCTCGGTGAATTACCGCCTGGTCCCGACCGTGCACTTCCCGGCCGCCATCGACGACGTCGGACTGGCCGTCGAGTGGGTGCGGGCGCACGCCGAGGACTACGGCATCGATGCCGCACGCATCGGAGCGTTCGGCGGATCGGCAGGCGGAAACCTCGCCGCCCTTCTCGGCACCCGAGGCGAGGGGCCGCTCGACTCGGGCTCCCGAGTCGCCGCCGTCGCCGAACTCAGTGGACCCATCGACCTCACGGATGCCGCCATGCAGGCGAGCGGCGCCGGTGAACTCGTCGAGCGCATCGCCCTCAACTACCTCGGCTGCGACCGGCTGGCCGACTGCCCACAGGCGGCCGACGCGTCGGCGACGACCTTCATCGATCCGAGCGACCCGCCCGTCTTCATCGGACACTCCGAGGGCGAGTTCATCCCGCTCGGACAGTCGACGCTCTTCTCCGAGGCGCTCAGCGACGCCGGAGTCGCCAACACGATGCAGGTCATCCCGGGAGTGGGCCACTCCATCGGAATCCTCGACGATGCGATGCGCACAAAGGTCGCCGACTTCTTCCGGGCGACGCTCGCACCGCCGGTCGTGACGGATGCGGCTCCGGCGGTCGACGCGACACCGACGACCGCCGCACCGCTCGCGGCAGGCTGA
- a CDS encoding M23 family metallopeptidase, with protein MQTYTDQGPAVRRGVVRRIALLSAATLVATLGILGVPASALADGCDPTAISESTATPAPPTTADPEAAAEAECDSVSTPTPTPTPTPTPSRDPEPTPDPTPTPTPTPKPTPTPTPKPTETPRPTPGPTETPTPTPTPSPDPTTPTPAPTTPPTTAPTPPEPDDAIAQIPVRRPIIRSSVISAQAKARAASMLAAKTKLEAARATYTKATRAYESAQAEVDAARSVADKLESLADAADLKAQTSARALLQVAHAAGTHAGPSSLDALFDAPEGDLLASLGAVKQLDRISANPAELGLKMEADAARADELREKATDAAQKAAAVPLDEMQLAMKAADSTVGTATAALATVQLQVATAGEVAPTVPSAVDRGQLSEAGWTTPVIGPITDGYGPRPERPAGAGPFHYGVDIGAACSTWIGAATAGTVVDTGWFGSLGNWVLIDHGSGVETAYAHLATGGTVVTVGERVEAGDPIGLVGSTGASTGCHLHVEVRLDGVRADPMPFFAARGVVLGG; from the coding sequence ATGCAGACGTACACGGATCAAGGGCCGGCGGTACGACGGGGAGTCGTCCGCCGCATCGCCCTGCTGTCCGCTGCCACTCTGGTGGCCACCCTCGGCATCCTCGGTGTTCCCGCCTCGGCTCTCGCCGACGGATGCGACCCGACGGCGATCAGCGAGTCCACGGCGACTCCAGCTCCTCCGACGACGGCCGACCCCGAGGCGGCGGCGGAGGCCGAGTGCGACAGCGTGAGCACGCCGACGCCCACGCCGACGCCCACGCCGACGCCGTCACGGGATCCCGAGCCGACGCCGGACCCCACTCCCACGCCCACCCCGACGCCCAAGCCCACCCCGACGCCGACGCCGAAGCCGACGGAGACGCCGCGACCGACACCCGGACCCACCGAGACGCCGACGCCGACGCCGACGCCTTCACCTGACCCCACGACACCGACTCCGGCACCGACGACACCGCCCACCACCGCACCGACCCCGCCCGAGCCCGACGACGCCATCGCCCAGATCCCGGTGCGGCGCCCGATCATCAGGTCGTCGGTGATCTCGGCGCAGGCCAAGGCCCGAGCAGCCAGCATGCTCGCCGCGAAGACGAAGCTCGAAGCGGCGCGCGCCACCTACACGAAGGCCACCCGAGCCTACGAGTCGGCCCAGGCTGAGGTCGATGCCGCCCGCAGCGTGGCCGACAAGCTCGAATCCCTCGCCGACGCCGCCGACCTGAAGGCCCAGACCTCTGCCCGCGCGCTCCTCCAGGTCGCGCATGCCGCCGGGACGCATGCCGGACCGAGTTCGCTCGATGCGCTGTTCGACGCACCGGAGGGCGACCTGCTCGCCTCCCTCGGCGCCGTGAAGCAGCTCGATCGCATCTCGGCGAACCCGGCCGAGCTCGGCCTGAAGATGGAGGCTGACGCCGCCAGAGCCGATGAACTCCGCGAGAAGGCGACCGACGCTGCGCAGAAGGCCGCCGCCGTGCCGCTCGATGAGATGCAGCTCGCCATGAAGGCCGCAGACAGCACCGTGGGGACGGCGACGGCGGCACTGGCGACCGTTCAACTGCAGGTGGCGACGGCGGGTGAGGTGGCCCCGACCGTGCCGAGCGCCGTCGACCGCGGACAGCTCAGCGAGGCCGGCTGGACCACTCCCGTGATCGGCCCCATCACCGACGGCTACGGCCCACGACCGGAACGGCCGGCCGGCGCCGGCCCGTTCCACTACGGCGTCGACATCGGTGCAGCCTGCTCGACCTGGATCGGGGCTGCGACGGCGGGAACCGTGGTCGACACCGGCTGGTTCGGCTCCCTCGGCAACTGGGTGCTGATCGATCACGGCAGCGGCGTCGAGACGGCCTACGCCCACCTCGCCACCGGCGGCACAGTGGTGACGGTCGGCGAGAGGGTCGAGGCCGGCGATCCCATCGGCCTCGTCGGCAGCACGGGAGCATCCACCGGATGCCACCTGCATGTCGAGGTGCGCCTCGACGGTGTCCGGGCAGATCCGATGCCGTTCTTCGCGGCGCGCGGAGTCGTCCTGGGCGGCTAG
- the hutU gene encoding urocanate hydratase: MTDAPTVARTVRASRGTTLTAKSWQTEAPLRMLMNNLDPEVAERPEDLIVYGGTGKAARNWEAYDAIVRTLEGLESDETLLVQSGKPVGVFRTHEWAPRVLIANSNLVGDWATWPEFRRLEALGLTMYGQMTAGSWIYIGTQGILQGTYETFGAVARSLAARSPRNAAVGGIAADGAVGAHGADVERATLAGTLTLTGGCGGMGGAQPLAVTMNDGVVLIVDVDESRLARRVEHGYLDEYTADLDTAVERVLAAKASRTPLSVGVVGNAATVFTELLERGVPIDIVTDQTSAHDPLHYLPEGVSVEQWHELAASDPDAFTERSRASMAKQVAAMVGFQDAGAEVFDYGNSIRREAELSGYDRAFAFPGFVPAYIRPLFAEGKGPFRWAALSGDPADIAATDRAILELFPEDEHLRRWITQAGEKVHFEGLPARICWLGYKERHLAGLRFNEMVASGELSAPVVIGRDHLDSGSVASPYRETEAMADGSDAIADWPLLNALLNTSSGATWVSIHHGGGVGIGRSIHAGQVIVADGTPLAAEKIERVLVNDPGTGVMRHVDAGYDRAREVAHERGLRIPMEE, translated from the coding sequence ATGACCGATGCACCCACAGTCGCGCGCACAGTCCGGGCCTCCCGCGGAACCACCCTCACGGCGAAGAGCTGGCAGACCGAGGCGCCTCTGCGCATGCTCATGAACAACCTCGACCCCGAGGTCGCCGAACGACCGGAGGACCTCATCGTCTACGGCGGAACAGGCAAGGCCGCCCGCAACTGGGAGGCGTACGACGCCATCGTGCGCACCCTCGAGGGACTCGAGAGCGACGAGACGTTGCTCGTGCAGTCCGGCAAGCCCGTCGGAGTGTTCCGAACCCACGAGTGGGCGCCGCGCGTGCTGATCGCCAATTCCAACCTCGTCGGCGACTGGGCGACGTGGCCCGAGTTCCGACGCCTCGAGGCCCTCGGTCTCACCATGTACGGCCAGATGACGGCCGGCTCCTGGATCTACATCGGAACCCAGGGCATCCTGCAGGGAACCTACGAGACCTTCGGGGCCGTTGCACGATCGCTCGCCGCGCGCTCGCCTCGGAACGCTGCGGTCGGTGGAATCGCTGCGGACGGCGCCGTTGGTGCCCACGGCGCCGACGTCGAGAGGGCGACTCTCGCCGGAACCCTGACCCTGACCGGCGGATGCGGCGGCATGGGCGGAGCGCAGCCGCTCGCCGTCACCATGAACGACGGCGTCGTACTCATCGTCGATGTCGACGAATCGCGCCTCGCCCGCCGCGTGGAACACGGCTACCTCGACGAGTACACGGCCGACCTCGACACCGCCGTCGAGAGAGTGCTGGCCGCCAAGGCGTCGCGCACGCCGCTGTCGGTCGGTGTCGTCGGCAATGCCGCGACGGTGTTCACCGAGCTGCTGGAGCGCGGGGTGCCGATCGACATCGTCACCGACCAGACCAGCGCGCACGACCCGCTGCACTACCTGCCGGAAGGTGTGTCGGTCGAGCAGTGGCATGAGCTGGCGGCATCCGACCCCGATGCATTCACCGAGCGCTCACGGGCATCGATGGCCAAGCAGGTCGCTGCCATGGTGGGGTTCCAGGATGCCGGAGCCGAGGTCTTCGACTACGGCAACTCGATCCGCCGCGAGGCCGAACTCAGCGGCTACGACCGCGCGTTCGCCTTCCCGGGCTTCGTTCCCGCCTACATCCGCCCGCTCTTCGCCGAGGGCAAGGGGCCGTTCCGCTGGGCGGCGCTCTCGGGCGACCCGGCCGACATCGCGGCGACAGACCGCGCCATCCTCGAGCTGTTCCCCGAGGACGAGCACCTGCGACGCTGGATCACGCAGGCCGGCGAGAAGGTGCACTTCGAGGGTCTGCCCGCCCGCATCTGCTGGCTCGGCTACAAGGAGCGGCACCTAGCCGGCCTGAGGTTCAACGAGATGGTGGCGTCGGGAGAACTGTCGGCGCCCGTGGTCATCGGCCGCGACCACCTCGACTCCGGCTCGGTGGCCTCGCCCTACCGCGAGACCGAGGCGATGGCCGACGGCTCCGACGCGATCGCGGACTGGCCGCTGCTCAACGCCCTGTTGAACACTTCGTCGGGCGCGACCTGGGTCTCGATCCACCACGGCGGCGGGGTCGGCATCGGCCGTTCCATCCACGCCGGCCAGGTGATCGTCGCCGACGGCACGCCTCTCGCCGCCGAGAAGATCGAGCGCGTTCTGGTCAACGACCCGGGAACCGGCGTGATGCGCCACGTCGACGCCGGCTACGACCGCGCCCGCGAGGTCGCTCACGAGCGCGGTCTCCGCATCCCGATGGAGGAGTGA
- a CDS encoding DUF1697 domain-containing protein gives MSRSVALLRGINVGGRNLVAMPALVDAFRTAGYADVQTLLQSGNVVFTAASPATGPALEDSLELMLRQAFGIPVLVVVRSAEEFAATIAAAPPDHGSDALRSDVYFLKQPLTADEVWPQLPELREGVDAIAPGPGALYFSRVAAQATKTRIQRLMALPVFQRMTVRSWGTTTRLMGVLDEG, from the coding sequence ATGTCGCGTTCTGTCGCGCTGTTGCGCGGAATCAATGTCGGCGGCAGGAACCTGGTCGCGATGCCGGCGCTCGTCGATGCGTTCCGCACCGCCGGGTATGCCGACGTGCAGACGCTCCTCCAGAGCGGCAACGTGGTGTTCACGGCGGCGTCACCGGCGACGGGTCCGGCGCTCGAGGACTCGCTCGAACTGATGCTCCGGCAGGCGTTCGGCATCCCAGTGCTCGTGGTGGTCCGGTCGGCTGAGGAGTTCGCGGCCACGATCGCCGCTGCGCCGCCCGACCACGGCTCGGACGCGTTGCGGAGCGACGTGTACTTCCTGAAGCAGCCCCTGACGGCCGACGAGGTCTGGCCTCAGCTCCCCGAGCTGCGGGAGGGCGTCGATGCGATCGCGCCGGGTCCCGGTGCCCTGTACTTCTCGCGCGTCGCTGCGCAGGCGACGAAGACCCGCATCCAGAGGCTCATGGCTCTGCCGGTGTTCCAGCGGATGACGGTTCGGAGTTGGGGCACCACCACCCGCCTGATGGGGGTGCTCGACGAGGGCTGA
- the hutH gene encoding histidine ammonia-lyase has product MSTSTSLPASEAAPRTASASASSAAVTVGIGPLNVEDVVAVARHDAVVVLDKAGLVEVEKSRAIIDALAEDPEPHYGISTGFGALATTFIAADRRAQLQASLVRSHAAGSGSEVEREVVRALMLLRLSTLMTGRTGVRRVTVETYAAILNAGITPVVREYGSLGCSGDLAPLSHCALVAMGEGEVRANDGELHPAADALAAADITPLQLGEKEGLALINGTDGMLGMLALAIHDLRMLLTTADISAAMSVEGLLGTDAVFAPELHRLRPQVGQAVAAANIRALLAGSPIVASHKGPECTRVQDAYSLRCAPQVHGAARDTLSHAASVADCELASAVDNPVLTLDGRVESNGNFHGAPVGYVLDFLAIAVADVASMSERRTDRFLDQARNHGLPPFLAHEVGVDSGLMIAQYTAAGIVSELKRLAVPASVDSIPSSAMQEDHVSMGWAAARKLRRSIDGLTRVLAIEVMTAARGLDLRAPLRPGAATGAVVALVRTVAEGPGQDRFLSPEIEAIVGLVASGAVAAAVGDVVDAN; this is encoded by the coding sequence ATGAGCACCAGCACCTCCCTCCCGGCATCCGAAGCCGCGCCGCGCACCGCGTCCGCGTCAGCCTCATCCGCAGCAGTCACCGTCGGCATCGGACCCCTGAACGTCGAGGACGTCGTGGCCGTCGCACGCCACGATGCCGTGGTCGTGCTCGACAAGGCCGGCCTGGTGGAGGTCGAGAAGAGCCGCGCGATCATCGACGCCCTGGCCGAGGATCCCGAGCCGCACTATGGCATCTCGACAGGCTTCGGCGCTCTCGCGACCACCTTCATCGCCGCAGATCGTCGCGCGCAATTGCAGGCCAGCCTCGTGCGCTCGCACGCTGCGGGATCGGGCTCGGAGGTCGAGCGCGAGGTGGTGCGGGCGCTCATGCTTCTGCGCCTCTCGACGCTGATGACGGGCCGCACGGGCGTGCGGCGGGTCACGGTGGAGACCTACGCCGCGATCCTCAACGCCGGCATCACCCCGGTCGTGCGCGAGTACGGGTCGCTCGGCTGCTCGGGCGACCTGGCCCCGCTGTCGCACTGTGCCCTGGTGGCCATGGGCGAGGGAGAGGTGCGCGCGAACGATGGAGAGCTGCATCCGGCAGCCGATGCCCTCGCCGCGGCAGACATCACTCCCCTCCAGCTCGGAGAGAAGGAGGGCCTCGCCCTCATCAACGGCACCGACGGCATGCTCGGCATGCTCGCACTGGCCATCCACGACCTGCGGATGCTGCTCACGACGGCCGACATCAGCGCGGCCATGAGTGTGGAGGGGCTGCTCGGCACCGACGCCGTCTTCGCTCCGGAGCTGCACCGACTGCGCCCGCAGGTCGGCCAGGCCGTCGCGGCGGCGAACATCCGCGCGCTGCTCGCGGGCTCCCCCATCGTCGCCAGCCACAAGGGTCCGGAGTGCACCCGCGTGCAGGACGCCTACTCACTGCGGTGCGCCCCCCAGGTGCACGGTGCGGCCCGCGACACGCTCAGCCACGCGGCATCCGTCGCCGACTGCGAGCTGGCGAGCGCGGTCGACAATCCGGTGCTGACGCTCGACGGTCGGGTGGAGTCGAACGGCAACTTCCACGGCGCCCCGGTCGGCTACGTTCTCGACTTCCTCGCCATCGCCGTCGCGGATGTCGCGAGCATGTCCGAGCGCCGAACGGACCGCTTCCTCGATCAGGCCCGCAACCACGGCCTGCCGCCCTTCCTCGCCCACGAGGTCGGCGTCGACTCCGGCCTCATGATCGCGCAGTACACGGCGGCCGGGATCGTCAGCGAGCTGAAGCGGCTCGCCGTGCCGGCATCCGTCGACTCGATCCCGTCGTCGGCCATGCAGGAGGATCACGTGTCGATGGGCTGGGCCGCGGCGCGGAAGCTGCGCCGCTCGATCGACGGCCTGACCCGGGTGCTGGCCATCGAGGTCATGACGGCGGCACGCGGCCTCGACCTGCGGGCACCGCTGCGTCCGGGCGCTGCGACTGGAGCCGTCGTCGCGCTCGTGCGTACGGTGGCGGAGGGTCCGGGACAGGACCGCTTCCTCTCGCCCGAGATCGAGGCGATCGTGGGCCTCGTGGCATCGGGAGCCGTCGCCGCAGCCGTCGGTGACGTCGTCGACGCGAACTGA